From a single Paraburkholderia sp. D15 genomic region:
- a CDS encoding FliH/SctL family protein, with the protein MLICRMGAWHIESDGHLSARELASLDGLRAVEAQRAAEAEQERERVDERAREMKRRAWRHGHAAGKLEALREHAGREAAAAFVAHRLEERLAQIVLGVVNDIVGELPPSAALTHQLRRVVAVAQSQRLVSIRVAPAVFDDTAQLASTLEREFGAPLCTVLADAGLPAHSCVVETEAGVIDGGLAVQLRALERGVREGIAAVLRRYDLADSAGRTTIDVIEEGVRETLVALAAPMPMPMSMPMPVPVPMPMRRAGHKAEHNAEHNAEHNAEHNAEHNAEHNAGHMAGLEAGHTAGHQAVPTPPATSIDPQAIHAPPRPRRSGVFIRGVA; encoded by the coding sequence ATGCTGATCTGCCGGATGGGCGCATGGCATATCGAGTCCGACGGACATCTGAGCGCGCGCGAACTCGCGTCGCTCGACGGCCTGCGTGCCGTCGAGGCGCAGCGCGCGGCCGAAGCCGAACAGGAACGCGAACGCGTCGACGAACGGGCGCGCGAAATGAAACGGCGCGCGTGGCGTCACGGGCACGCGGCCGGCAAGCTCGAAGCGCTGCGCGAACACGCGGGACGCGAGGCCGCGGCGGCGTTCGTCGCGCATCGGCTGGAGGAGCGGCTCGCGCAGATCGTGCTGGGCGTGGTCAACGACATCGTCGGCGAATTGCCGCCGTCGGCCGCGCTTACGCATCAATTGCGGCGCGTGGTGGCGGTCGCGCAATCGCAGCGGCTCGTGTCGATCCGCGTGGCGCCGGCCGTGTTCGACGACACCGCGCAGCTCGCGTCGACGCTCGAACGCGAGTTCGGCGCGCCGCTGTGCACGGTGCTCGCCGATGCGGGATTGCCCGCGCATTCCTGCGTGGTCGAGACGGAGGCAGGCGTGATCGACGGCGGTCTGGCCGTGCAGTTGCGGGCGCTGGAACGCGGCGTTCGCGAGGGCATCGCCGCGGTGTTGCGTCGCTACGACCTTGCGGACAGCGCGGGACGCACGACGATCGACGTGATCGAGGAGGGCGTGCGCGAGACGCTGGTGGCGCTGGCCGCGCCGATGCCGATGCCGATGTCGATGCCGATGCCGGTGCCGGTGCCGATGCCGATGCGAAGGGCCGGGCATAAGGCCGAACACAACGCCGAACACAACGCCGAACACAACGCCGAACACAACGCCGAACACAACGCCGAACACAACGCCGGGCACATGGCCGGACTCGAGGCTGGACACACGGCTGGACACCAGGCCGTGCCTACCCCGCCCGCCACCTCGATCGACCCCCAAGCAATCCACGCGCCGCCGCGACCACGGCGATCCGGCGTCTTCATCCGGGGCGTCGCATGA
- a CDS encoding acyl carrier protein produces MLQLPPTTPPAFTGASDPSLSLQASTGDPGSMMDRLLARAQDAQDLSIQQLSNHLDQLGSGRVSTIDLLRMQADMGAYSVRVQMTVRVADQIGNAIQTLSQRS; encoded by the coding sequence ATGTTGCAACTTCCTCCCACCACGCCGCCGGCCTTTACCGGTGCATCGGATCCCAGCCTGTCCCTGCAGGCCAGCACCGGCGATCCGGGTTCGATGATGGATCGTCTGCTCGCACGCGCGCAGGACGCGCAGGACCTGTCGATCCAGCAATTGTCGAATCACCTCGACCAGCTCGGCTCCGGCCGCGTGTCGACCATCGACCTGCTGCGCATGCAGGCCGACATGGGCGCCTACTCGGTGCGCGTGCAGATGACGGTGCGCGTCGCCGACCAGATCGGCAACGCGATCCAGACGCTGTCGCAGCGAAGCTGA
- a CDS encoding EscR/YscR/HrcR family type III secretion system export apparatus protein yields MNGPELDQLPVISLFFMLGLLPLAVVMTTSFTKFSIVLTLLRSALGVQQAPSNLAISGIALAATLVVMAPTVAKIDAALPATDNGEFKLPRPGELVQAVRGPLGEFMLAHSRPDERKFLVGAAKRIDPARDARETDLSLLIPAFLIGEISSGFEAGFLLYIAFLVVDLVVANVLTAMGMVMLSPSTVSIPLKLFIFVSVSGISKLMHALIVGYVK; encoded by the coding sequence ATGAACGGTCCCGAACTCGACCAGTTGCCGGTCATCAGTCTGTTCTTCATGCTGGGGCTGCTGCCGCTCGCGGTCGTGATGACCACCTCGTTCACGAAGTTCAGCATCGTGCTGACGCTGCTGCGCTCCGCGCTCGGCGTGCAGCAGGCGCCGAGCAATCTGGCGATTTCGGGCATCGCGCTCGCGGCGACCCTGGTCGTGATGGCGCCGACCGTCGCGAAGATCGACGCGGCCTTACCCGCGACCGACAACGGCGAGTTCAAGCTGCCGCGTCCGGGCGAACTGGTGCAGGCGGTGCGCGGACCGCTCGGCGAATTCATGCTCGCGCATTCGCGGCCCGACGAGCGCAAGTTCCTGGTGGGCGCGGCCAAACGCATCGACCCCGCGCGCGACGCGCGGGAGACCGACCTCAGTCTGCTGATTCCGGCATTTCTGATCGGCGAGATCTCGAGCGGTTTCGAGGCGGGCTTTCTGCTGTACATCGCGTTTCTCGTGGTGGATCTGGTGGTCGCCAACGTGCTCACCGCGATGGGCATGGTGATGCTGTCGCCGAGCACGGTATCGATTCCGTTGAAGCTGTTCATCTTCGTGTCGGTGTCCGGCATCTCGAAGCTGATGCATGCGCTGATCGTCGGATACGTGAAATGA
- a CDS encoding EscU/YscU/HrcU family type III secretion system export apparatus switch protein, whose product MSDKTEAPTPKRLRRARQDGETAKSSHLTIAFSGLCWWLYLFIAAPHLYGLLTRLIEGAATLDASLPFRARLASTIGMSASLLPSLLGALGVGALAVLVPELAQTRGLVSLKRAMPDLKRLDPVKGFKQMFSLRLVWDTALTLLQFAVLLFLFGQALIAWLRQLAPLYGYALPAHLGFIAAAHSHLLVWMAASQIAPAVADFVIQRFLWLRNLRMDKNEIKREYRDDEGDPYVKGRRRALHRELGQ is encoded by the coding sequence ATGAGCGACAAGACCGAAGCGCCTACTCCCAAGCGACTCCGTCGTGCCCGTCAGGACGGCGAGACCGCGAAGAGCTCGCATCTGACGATCGCGTTCAGCGGGCTGTGCTGGTGGCTGTATCTGTTCATCGCGGCACCGCATCTGTATGGGTTGCTCACGCGCCTGATCGAGGGCGCGGCGACGCTCGACGCGAGCCTGCCGTTCCGCGCGCGGCTCGCGTCGACGATCGGCATGTCCGCGTCGTTGCTGCCGTCGCTGCTGGGCGCGCTGGGCGTCGGTGCGCTCGCCGTGCTGGTGCCGGAACTCGCGCAGACGCGCGGCCTCGTGTCGCTCAAGCGCGCGATGCCCGATCTGAAGCGTCTCGATCCGGTCAAGGGATTCAAGCAGATGTTCAGTCTGCGCCTCGTGTGGGATACGGCGCTGACGCTGCTGCAATTCGCCGTGCTGCTGTTTCTGTTCGGGCAGGCGCTGATCGCGTGGCTGCGGCAACTCGCGCCGCTTTACGGCTATGCGCTGCCCGCGCACCTCGGCTTTATCGCGGCCGCGCATTCGCATCTGCTGGTGTGGATGGCCGCGTCGCAGATCGCGCCGGCGGTGGCCGATTTTGTCATTCAACGGTTCTTGTGGCTGCGCAACCTGCGCATGGACAAGAACGAAATCAAACGCGAATACCGCGACGACGAAGGCGATCCTTACGTCAAGGGCCGGCGTCGCGCGCTTCATCGGGAGCTTGGTCAATAA
- a CDS encoding DUF1521 domain-containing protein: MQTVTQHQVFAQTFNPNLYSPYDGAQQSNSRAGGIDKGFNGGFNGSFNNGFNASRPMSQMADNYSRASFTFSGQNTSNGQTSSYYAKTTITNRGPGASQMQAGFRHAGNAGNFDTQSSFSSSRCGTASSQVPHMPPMQRGNCDRSDRTNQTQWTDTGVSGKKASIDLGDYKLDFDKAKSSMLLTDKRTGDQTSIHGDPHLDQHANSKGKTSNMFNGTMTFQLPDSTKVTVGTQPAKGNSKVSFADNVTITKGNQAYQVKGLSQQNSAPLTVQRSNDGRALDNATPHGYTVVANPNGNGFVDPATGRQPTAADLKKAG, encoded by the coding sequence ATGCAGACAGTGACGCAGCATCAGGTTTTCGCGCAGACGTTCAACCCCAATCTGTACTCGCCGTACGACGGCGCGCAACAGTCGAACTCCCGCGCCGGCGGCATCGACAAAGGCTTCAACGGCGGCTTCAACGGTAGCTTCAACAACGGCTTCAACGCATCGCGCCCGATGTCGCAGATGGCCGACAACTACTCGCGCGCCTCGTTCACGTTCAGCGGACAGAACACATCGAACGGGCAGACCTCGTCGTACTACGCGAAGACCACCATCACCAACCGAGGCCCCGGCGCGAGTCAGATGCAGGCCGGCTTCCGCCATGCCGGCAATGCCGGCAACTTCGACACCCAGAGTTCGTTCAGTTCGTCACGTTGCGGCACTGCCTCGTCGCAAGTGCCGCACATGCCGCCGATGCAGCGCGGCAACTGCGACCGGTCGGACCGCACGAATCAAACGCAATGGACCGACACCGGCGTGTCCGGCAAAAAAGCCAGCATCGACCTCGGCGACTACAAGCTCGATTTCGACAAGGCCAAATCGTCGATGCTCCTGACTGACAAGAGGACCGGCGATCAAACGAGTATTCACGGCGACCCGCATCTCGATCAGCATGCGAACAGCAAAGGCAAGACGTCGAATATGTTCAACGGCACGATGACATTCCAGTTGCCCGACAGCACCAAGGTCACGGTCGGCACGCAGCCGGCCAAGGGTAATTCGAAGGTCTCGTTCGCGGACAACGTGACGATCACCAAGGGCAATCAGGCATATCAGGTGAAGGGGCTGAGCCAGCAGAATTCGGCGCCGCTCACCGTGCAGAGGAGCAACGACGGTCGCGCGCTGGATAACGCCACGCCGCACGGCTACACCGTGGTGGCGAATCCCAACGGCAACGGCTTCGTGGACCCGGCGACCGGCCGGCAACCGACCGCCGCCGACCTGAAGAAAGCGGGCTAG
- a CDS encoding FliM/FliN family flagellar motor switch protein, which translates to MTLWPDLPTLTRADAERHNLALQHFGRPRAVRVGARAFTLEFEPSRARYPLRLSGTAAQAPFSAVCDVGALLPELAPTVLDALGDAAPAHVAAALSEWLCALEGLFGFTIELNAIGFDALPEAGAYGLAVTQTTSGRTAHFSFHCPAVDAWLHRHVLAAPPGDALLRRLMVRMPICMPGPSLSLPRLRRLAVGDALLFDRHARYLRLPLRLGACRILLKFTEEHTLIDQVLNDETPAVEVTSELLPIDSLTFAFDAVLGTLSLSVAELAHLRQGSIVAFRLPASERTVTLLCQGIPFARGELIEIEGSLGVRVTRLTQEDRPA; encoded by the coding sequence ATGACCCTCTGGCCCGATCTCCCGACCCTGACGCGCGCCGACGCCGAACGCCACAACCTCGCGCTGCAACACTTCGGCCGGCCGCGCGCGGTGCGCGTCGGCGCGCGCGCATTCACGCTCGAATTCGAGCCGAGCCGCGCGCGCTATCCGCTGCGTCTGTCCGGCACGGCGGCGCAGGCGCCGTTCAGCGCGGTCTGCGATGTCGGCGCGTTGCTGCCCGAACTTGCGCCGACGGTGCTCGACGCGCTCGGCGACGCGGCGCCCGCGCACGTCGCCGCCGCGTTGAGCGAATGGCTGTGCGCGCTCGAAGGCCTGTTCGGCTTCACGATCGAACTGAACGCGATCGGCTTCGACGCGCTACCCGAAGCGGGCGCCTACGGCCTCGCCGTCACGCAGACGACGAGCGGCCGCACCGCCCACTTCTCGTTCCATTGCCCGGCGGTCGATGCGTGGCTACATCGCCACGTACTCGCCGCACCGCCCGGCGACGCGCTGCTGCGCCGCCTGATGGTGCGCATGCCGATCTGCATGCCGGGGCCGTCGCTGTCGCTGCCGCGTCTGCGCCGGCTCGCGGTCGGCGACGCGCTGCTGTTCGACCGTCACGCGCGCTATCTGCGGCTGCCGCTGCGGCTCGGCGCGTGCCGGATTCTATTGAAGTTCACTGAGGAGCACACCTTGATAGACCAAGTCCTGAATGATGAAACGCCTGCCGTCGAAGTGACCAGCGAACTGCTGCCCATCGACTCCCTGACCTTCGCGTTCGACGCGGTGCTCGGCACGCTGTCGCTGTCGGTCGCCGAACTCGCGCATCTGCGTCAGGGCTCGATCGTCGCGTTCCGTTTGCCCGCGAGCGAACGCACGGTGACGCTGCTGTGCCAGGGCATTCCGTTCGCGCGCGGCGAGCTGATCGAGATCGAAGGCTCGCTCGGCGTGCGCGTGACCCGGCTCACCCAGGAGGACCGCCCGGCATGA
- a CDS encoding flagellar biosynthetic protein FliR, with protein MNPDFIGYLQGFAFCTIRPAVALFLIPFGQKGSLGILLRVPMLLALAMLPQQTGWPAEPWPAFCMELATGAALGLLLGTIFHAAAAAGAVLDQQGGYSSAAIYDPHFQQEAALFETLFSQFAALVVFTGPGMPLVFGFFADAWALWPPGRWRTDLLDVFQRIALDGTRASLAGSFAQGVRLASPLLGLVLLIDVAFGLMTRHAKRLNPFATARAVKAMVLSFAAMLGVPPLFEQLRLLFERLIHLP; from the coding sequence TTGAACCCGGACTTCATCGGCTATCTGCAGGGTTTCGCGTTCTGCACGATCCGGCCCGCCGTCGCGCTGTTCCTGATTCCGTTCGGACAGAAAGGCTCGCTCGGCATTCTGCTGCGCGTGCCGATGCTGCTCGCGCTGGCGATGCTGCCGCAACAGACCGGCTGGCCGGCCGAACCGTGGCCGGCGTTCTGCATGGAACTGGCGACCGGCGCCGCGCTCGGTCTGCTGCTCGGCACGATCTTTCACGCGGCGGCTGCGGCCGGCGCGGTGCTCGATCAGCAGGGCGGCTATTCGAGCGCGGCGATCTACGACCCGCATTTCCAGCAGGAAGCGGCGCTGTTCGAAACGCTGTTCTCGCAGTTCGCCGCGCTCGTCGTGTTCACCGGTCCCGGCATGCCGCTCGTGTTCGGCTTCTTCGCCGATGCCTGGGCTTTGTGGCCGCCGGGCCGCTGGCGCACCGATCTGCTCGACGTGTTTCAACGCATCGCGCTCGACGGCACGCGCGCGTCGCTGGCCGGGTCGTTCGCGCAGGGCGTGCGGCTCGCGAGTCCGCTGCTCGGTCTGGTGTTGCTGATCGACGTGGCGTTCGGACTGATGACGCGTCACGCGAAACGGCTCAACCCGTTCGCCACCGCGCGCGCGGTCAAGGCGATGGTGCTGTCGTTCGCGGCGATGCTCGGCGTGCCGCCGCTGTTCGAACAATTGCGGCTGCTGTTCGAGCGTCTGATTCATCTGCCGTGA
- a CDS encoding FliI/YscN family ATPase: MKASHERVPVFSSTPSLRGRVVEARGVIARVVGVSLRIGEKVRLVRPDTLEAQYGEVIGFAQEGALVMPLAGLAGLSDITEVQGCGTSWGSVDALGLLGRVVDGLGNPLDGGALPAAVGVANAERVAADALARVARGRAGAMDTRRSSGSSRSSGDGETSLNLLERPVISTPFATGVRAIDGLLTCGVGQRTGIFAPAGGGKSTIMGMIANGASTDAIVVALIGERGREVGEFIHDHLAHRRESTVVIAATSDRPAAERIKAAELASQVAAGLRASGRHVLLLFDSLTRYARALRELGLAVGEPPLRGGFPPSVFARLPRLIETAGVTAQGSITGFYTVLADEADLSDPVAEEARSLLDGHIQLSSKLGASGHYPAIDILRSRSRLMNRVAEAGHRDDANCVRDWLARYEEVEMLLQIGEYEHGHDTATDLAIARRPAIQQFLRQPYDRSSEWGDSLAQLHALCADGRAA, encoded by the coding sequence ATGAAAGCGTCGCATGAGAGGGTGCCGGTTTTTTCCTCCACGCCGTCCTTGCGTGGACGGGTTGTCGAAGCGCGCGGCGTGATCGCGCGCGTGGTCGGCGTGTCGTTGCGGATCGGCGAGAAGGTGCGATTGGTGCGGCCCGATACGCTCGAAGCGCAATACGGCGAAGTGATCGGCTTCGCGCAGGAAGGCGCGCTGGTGATGCCGCTTGCTGGGCTCGCGGGACTGTCGGATATCACCGAGGTGCAGGGTTGCGGGACGAGTTGGGGCAGTGTGGACGCACTCGGCTTGCTTGGGCGAGTGGTGGATGGTCTGGGTAATCCGCTCGATGGCGGCGCGTTGCCGGCGGCGGTTGGCGTGGCGAATGCGGAGCGCGTCGCCGCGGACGCGCTCGCGCGTGTTGCACGCGGCAGGGCTGGCGCGATGGATACGCGGCGTTCGTCAGGTTCATCGCGTTCATCCGGCGACGGCGAGACGAGCCTCAATCTGCTCGAACGTCCGGTGATTTCGACGCCGTTCGCGACGGGCGTGCGCGCGATCGATGGTCTGTTGACCTGCGGCGTCGGCCAGCGCACGGGCATTTTCGCGCCGGCTGGCGGCGGCAAGAGCACGATCATGGGCATGATCGCGAACGGCGCATCGACCGATGCGATCGTGGTCGCGCTGATCGGCGAGCGCGGCCGCGAGGTCGGCGAGTTCATTCACGACCACCTCGCGCATCGGCGCGAATCGACGGTGGTGATCGCGGCCACTTCGGACCGGCCGGCCGCCGAACGCATCAAGGCGGCCGAACTCGCTTCCCAGGTGGCGGCGGGCTTGCGCGCGAGCGGCCGTCACGTGCTGCTGCTATTCGATTCGCTCACGCGTTACGCGCGGGCGTTGCGCGAACTGGGCCTCGCGGTCGGCGAGCCGCCGTTGCGCGGCGGTTTTCCGCCGAGCGTGTTCGCACGGTTGCCGCGTTTGATCGAAACCGCGGGCGTGACCGCGCAAGGCAGCATCACCGGTTTCTACACCGTGCTCGCGGACGAGGCCGATCTGTCCGATCCGGTGGCGGAAGAAGCGCGCTCGCTGCTGGATGGGCATATCCAGTTGTCGTCGAAGCTGGGGGCGTCGGGCCACTATCCGGCGATCGACATTCTGCGCAGCCGTAGCCGTTTGATGAATCGTGTCGCCGAAGCAGGGCATCGTGACGACGCGAATTGCGTGCGCGACTGGCTCGCGCGTTATGAGGAGGTGGAGATGCTGCTGCAGATCGGCGAGTACGAGCACGGCCACGATACCGCGACCGATCTGGCGATCGCGCGGCGTCCCGCGATCCAGCAGTTCCTGCGGCAACCGTATGACCGCAGCAGCGAGTGGGGCGATTCGCTCGCGCAGTTGCATGCTTTGTGCGCCGATGGTCGTGCGGCGTGA
- the sctJ gene encoding type III secretion inner membrane ring lipoprotein SctJ, producing the protein MRRALYVLPVLMLLAGCKISLFEGLDEDQANHIVAALSHHGITGYKERNADRTWNVSVDDADAVIATELASAYALPRGGHANLGDLFSRQGLISSPEEDRVRFVYGLSQELSETLEKMDGVLLARVHIVLPEKDPMDPAQDTLPSASVMMRYRSDYNLELMRDRIRSMVAGSVEGLTPARVSLTLLPVTPVLTFPGNCGGDDADGPAAAVPAGGVAATDCSRAGGAGMSRVTALLAALALAVMAGSGFAWLWRSGRRSWFTRKPRGPAGGAADGANRANRANGGSGAGDRPASAAAQTAVAVDADTAAANAANAAAAANAEAGANANANANANANANANAQTEAAGGTDPTDPTDPAPGMHAGGHA; encoded by the coding sequence ATGCGCCGCGCCCTGTACGTGCTGCCGGTCCTGATGCTGCTCGCCGGCTGCAAGATCTCATTGTTCGAGGGACTGGACGAGGACCAGGCGAACCACATCGTCGCCGCGCTCAGTCATCACGGCATCACCGGCTACAAGGAGCGTAACGCGGATCGCACGTGGAACGTGTCGGTCGACGACGCCGACGCGGTGATCGCCACCGAACTCGCGAGCGCCTATGCGCTGCCGCGCGGCGGGCATGCGAATCTTGGCGACCTGTTCAGCCGCCAGGGCCTGATTTCGAGTCCCGAGGAAGACCGCGTGCGTTTCGTGTACGGCTTGTCGCAGGAGCTGTCGGAGACGCTCGAGAAGATGGACGGCGTGCTGCTCGCGCGGGTGCACATCGTGCTGCCGGAGAAGGACCCGATGGACCCCGCGCAGGACACGTTGCCGTCCGCGTCGGTGATGATGCGTTACCGCAGCGACTACAACCTCGAGCTGATGCGCGACCGGATTCGCTCGATGGTGGCGGGCAGCGTCGAAGGTCTGACGCCGGCGCGCGTGTCGTTGACGCTGCTGCCGGTGACGCCGGTGCTGACGTTTCCCGGCAATTGCGGTGGCGATGATGCCGACGGTCCTGCCGCCGCGGTGCCAGCGGGCGGGGTCGCCGCGACGGATTGTTCGCGCGCCGGTGGCGCGGGCATGTCACGCGTGACGGCGCTGCTGGCTGCGCTGGCGCTTGCGGTGATGGCCGGTAGCGGTTTCGCGTGGCTATGGCGGTCGGGACGGCGTAGCTGGTTCACGCGCAAGCCGCGCGGCCCGGCGGGTGGGGCCGCCGATGGTGCGAATCGGGCGAACCGGGCGAATGGCGGTAGCGGGGCGGGCGATCGGCCGGCCAGCGCTGCTGCGCAAACGGCGGTCGCGGTCGATGCCGATACCGCCGCTGCGAATGCCGCCAACGCTGCCGCTGCTGCCAACGCCGAGGCTGGTGCCAACGCCAACGCCAACGCCAACGCCAACGCCAACGCCAACGCCAACGCGCAAACCGAGGCCGCCGGCGGCACAGACCCCACCGATCCCACCGATCCCGCACCCGGCATGCACGCCGGAGGTCACGCATGA
- the sctS gene encoding type III secretion system export apparatus subunit SctS, which yields MTAHPSLATLSADALLLVFWLSLPALAVATIVGLLVGLLQSITQIQDQSLPYGAKIICVGVVLIATGPWASRELARFLAHVFTYVAAGRLH from the coding sequence ATGACCGCGCATCCTTCTCTTGCGACGCTCTCGGCCGACGCGCTGCTGCTGGTGTTCTGGCTGTCGCTGCCGGCGCTCGCGGTGGCGACGATCGTCGGTCTGCTGGTCGGGCTGTTGCAGTCGATCACGCAGATTCAGGATCAGAGCCTGCCGTATGGCGCGAAGATCATCTGCGTGGGCGTCGTGCTGATTGCGACCGGGCCGTGGGCGAGCCGCGAACTCGCGCGTTTTCTGGCGCACGTGTTCACCTACGTCGCGGCGGGGCGTCTGCATTGA
- a CDS encoding flagellar biosynthesis protein FlhA, with amino-acid sequence MLNRSILSRYDLSAFFARHADLAVAVGLLAVLALLIVPVPPFVLDLFICVSFASSLTMLATTLYVTKAVDLASFPSLLLITTLLRLSLAIASTKMILLHAHAGQIIGAFGELVVGGNVAVGLVVFIVLAAIQFIVVAKGADRVAEVGARFTLDGIPGRQMSIDADLRTGVISPAQASRARAALERETYFYGSLDGAMKFVKGDAVAGLVVALVNIVGGLAVGIAQRGMSFGDALRAYTILTVVDGLVSQIPSLIVSVSAGILVTRVAAADSANAHLGGDIYRQLTVHPKALGMAGVACCALAAIPGFPHLQFLLAGGLLVVLALTLMRNNTLATNSQRALMPGMTRDGGNYVPRILDDVELGTSASLRLRLGVQAFEALRPEALNRQLGQLRRRLMVELGVPFPGLALLRDARLAPERYIVDIEDVPFASGTLVAAHTLVSGDAGRIGFDGVGGYRPHAEKSVWVPNAQAASIDDPSIAKASVDEALCEHLGEVCERSAADFLGTQETRFLLDQLGIEFRELVGQATQSVSVVQIAGVLRQLLQQRVPIRNLRAILEAVVRVPGGERTLDRMVRDARIQLGRQISRIYADLETWTIVAAVLDPAWEASLEAQIRSGMDGEPVCVLSAEELERAQQVLGGDLSGIGLVVTNAVLRPHLARLLRDFGWRIDVLAVEEIPFDIYRIRTIATLGAQ; translated from the coding sequence ATGCTGAACCGTTCCATTCTGAGCCGCTACGACCTGTCGGCGTTTTTCGCGCGGCATGCGGACCTTGCCGTCGCGGTCGGCTTGCTGGCCGTGCTCGCGCTGCTGATCGTGCCGGTGCCGCCGTTCGTGCTCGACCTGTTCATCTGCGTGAGCTTCGCGTCGAGTCTCACGATGCTCGCCACCACGCTATACGTGACGAAAGCGGTGGACCTCGCGAGCTTTCCGTCGCTGCTGCTGATTACCACGCTGTTGCGCCTGTCGCTCGCCATCGCGTCGACCAAGATGATCCTGCTGCATGCCCACGCCGGGCAGATCATCGGCGCGTTCGGCGAACTGGTGGTGGGCGGCAACGTCGCGGTTGGGCTCGTGGTGTTCATCGTGCTCGCGGCGATCCAGTTCATCGTGGTGGCGAAAGGCGCGGACCGGGTCGCCGAAGTCGGCGCGCGCTTCACGCTCGACGGCATTCCCGGCCGGCAGATGAGTATCGACGCGGATCTGCGCACCGGCGTGATCTCGCCCGCGCAGGCGAGCCGGGCGCGCGCGGCGCTCGAACGCGAGACGTATTTCTACGGCTCGCTCGACGGCGCGATGAAGTTCGTCAAGGGCGATGCGGTCGCGGGGCTCGTCGTCGCGCTGGTGAACATCGTGGGCGGCCTCGCGGTCGGGATCGCGCAGCGCGGCATGTCGTTCGGCGATGCATTGCGCGCGTACACGATCCTGACCGTCGTCGATGGTCTGGTGTCGCAGATTCCGTCGCTGATCGTGTCGGTGTCGGCGGGCATTCTGGTCACGCGCGTAGCGGCCGCCGACAGCGCGAACGCGCATCTCGGCGGCGACATCTACCGGCAGTTGACCGTGCATCCGAAGGCGCTCGGCATGGCCGGCGTGGCGTGCTGTGCGCTCGCCGCGATTCCGGGTTTTCCGCATCTGCAGTTCCTGCTGGCCGGCGGGCTGCTGGTCGTGCTCGCGCTCACACTGATGCGCAACAACACGCTCGCCACCAACTCGCAGCGCGCGCTGATGCCGGGCATGACGCGCGACGGCGGCAACTACGTGCCGCGCATCCTCGACGATGTCGAACTGGGCACGAGCGCGTCGCTGCGATTGCGGCTCGGCGTGCAGGCGTTCGAAGCGCTGCGTCCCGAGGCGCTGAACCGTCAGCTCGGGCAGTTGCGGCGCCGCCTGATGGTGGAGCTGGGCGTGCCGTTTCCGGGGCTCGCGTTGCTGCGCGACGCGCGGCTCGCGCCGGAGCGCTACATCGTCGATATCGAGGACGTGCCGTTCGCGAGCGGCACGCTGGTCGCCGCGCACACGCTGGTCAGCGGCGACGCGGGCCGGATCGGGTTCGATGGTGTCGGCGGCTATCGTCCGCATGCGGAAAAATCGGTGTGGGTGCCGAACGCGCAGGCCGCGTCGATCGACGACCCCTCGATTGCGAAGGCCAGCGTCGACGAAGCGTTGTGCGAGCACCTGGGCGAAGTGTGCGAGCGCTCGGCGGCGGATTTTCTCGGCACCCAGGAGACGCGCTTTCTGCTCGATCAGCTCGGCATCGAGTTTCGCGAGCTGGTCGGGCAGGCGACGCAATCCGTCAGTGTCGTGCAGATTGCGGGCGTGCTGCGGCAACTGTTGCAGCAGCGCGTGCCGATCCGCAATCTGCGCGCGATTCTCGAAGCCGTGGTGCGTGTGCCGGGCGGCGAGCGCACGCTCGACCGGATGGTGCGCGATGCCCGCATTCAGCTCGGCCGGCAGATATCGCGCATTTATGCCGATCTGGAAACGTGGACCATCGTCGCGGCCGTGCTCGATCCCGCGTGGGAAGCGAGCCTCGAAGCGCAGATACGCAGCGGCATGGACGGCGAGCCCGTGTGCGTGTTGTCGGCGGAGGAACTGGAGCGCGCGCAGCAGGTGCTCGGCGGCGATCTCTCCGGGATCGGACTGGTGGTCACGAACGCGGTGCTGCGCCCGCATCTCGCGCGGTTGTTGCGCGACTTCGGCTGGCGTATCGACGTACTCGCGGTCGAGGAGATTCCGTTCGATATCTACCGGATCAGGACGATCGCGACGTTGGGCGCGCAATGA